From the genome of Muricauda sp. SCSIO 64092, one region includes:
- the katG gene encoding catalase/peroxidase HPI: protein MDHSHNGSGDPSQCPFLNGANTTIAETNVTGWWPNTLNLDILHQHDTKTNPLGGDFDYQEELKKLDVEGLKKDLHELMTDSQDWWPADWGHYGGLFIRMAWHAAGSYRTSDGRGGGGTGNQRFAPLNSWPDNASLDKARRLLWPIKKKYGNTVSWADLLILAGNIAYESMGLKTFGFGFGREDIWHPEKDTYWGSEKEWLAPSENRYDNLEDASTLKNPLAAVHMGLIYVNPEGVNGNPDPSKTALHIRETFARMAMNDEETVALTAGGHTVGKAHGNGDAGALGPEPEGAPIEEQGFGWTSPTDGKGRTAVTSGLEGAWTTHPTKWDNGYFEMLFNHEWELRKSPAGAHQWEPVSIAETDMPVDVEDMTTRLNPMMTDADMAMKIDPIYKEISLKFKDDFDAFSDAFARAWFKLTHRDMGPKARYFGPDVPKEDLIWQDPVPAGKKDYDVAAVKAKIEATDLTVSEMVSTAWDSARTFRGSDMRGGANGARIRLAPQNTCEANEPDRLHKVLGVLEPIAAEFGISVADVIVLAGNIGVEKAAKAAGYAVEVPFAPGRGDATAEQTDAASFEVLLPFADGFRNYQKEEYASTPEEMLLDRSQLLGLTAVEMTVLIGGMRVMGTNHGGTPHGAFTDTLGALTNDFFVNLTDMGNVWKPVDNGIYEIRDRATDDFKYSATRVDLVFGSNSILRAYAEVYAQDDSKEKFVNDFVKAWNKVMNADRFD, encoded by the coding sequence ATGGATCATTCACACAACGGCAGCGGCGACCCAAGTCAATGCCCTTTTTTAAACGGCGCGAACACCACCATCGCCGAAACCAACGTAACCGGTTGGTGGCCAAATACCTTGAACCTGGATATTCTACACCAACACGATACCAAGACCAATCCGTTGGGTGGGGATTTTGATTATCAAGAAGAACTTAAAAAATTGGATGTGGAAGGGCTCAAAAAAGACCTTCATGAGCTAATGACCGATAGCCAGGATTGGTGGCCCGCTGACTGGGGGCACTATGGCGGATTGTTCATTAGAATGGCTTGGCATGCTGCTGGGTCTTACCGAACGTCTGATGGTCGTGGTGGCGGTGGTACCGGCAACCAGCGTTTTGCTCCTTTGAATTCCTGGCCCGATAACGCCAGTCTGGATAAGGCAAGACGTTTGTTATGGCCCATTAAAAAGAAATATGGCAATACCGTAAGCTGGGCGGACCTTTTGATTTTGGCAGGTAACATTGCCTATGAGAGCATGGGCCTAAAGACTTTTGGTTTCGGATTTGGCCGGGAAGATATTTGGCATCCTGAAAAGGATACCTATTGGGGTTCGGAAAAGGAATGGTTGGCACCCAGTGAAAACCGTTATGACAATTTAGAGGATGCATCTACCTTGAAAAATCCTTTGGCTGCGGTACACATGGGCCTGATTTATGTGAATCCGGAAGGAGTGAATGGCAATCCAGACCCTTCCAAAACCGCTTTACATATTCGTGAAACCTTCGCAAGAATGGCCATGAACGATGAAGAAACAGTGGCGCTCACCGCTGGGGGTCATACGGTTGGTAAAGCCCATGGTAATGGTGATGCAGGAGCACTGGGCCCAGAGCCCGAAGGAGCGCCTATTGAGGAACAGGGCTTTGGATGGACCAGCCCAACCGATGGCAAGGGCCGAACGGCGGTAACAAGTGGCCTTGAAGGTGCTTGGACGACCCATCCCACAAAATGGGACAATGGCTATTTTGAAATGCTCTTTAACCATGAATGGGAATTGAGAAAGAGTCCGGCCGGAGCCCATCAATGGGAACCTGTAAGCATTGCAGAAACGGATATGCCGGTAGATGTGGAAGACATGACCACAAGATTGAACCCCATGATGACCGATGCGGATATGGCCATGAAAATTGACCCTATCTACAAAGAAATCTCATTAAAATTCAAAGATGATTTTGATGCCTTTTCGGATGCCTTTGCCCGTGCATGGTTTAAATTGACCCACAGGGACATGGGCCCTAAAGCACGCTATTTTGGTCCCGATGTACCGAAGGAAGATTTGATTTGGCAAGATCCTGTACCCGCAGGTAAAAAGGATTATGATGTGGCGGCAGTAAAAGCCAAAATAGAAGCTACGGACCTTACGGTGTCGGAAATGGTATCCACGGCTTGGGACAGTGCCCGAACCTTTAGAGGCTCCGATATGCGCGGAGGTGCCAACGGCGCCCGCATCAGATTGGCACCACAGAATACCTGTGAGGCAAATGAACCTGACCGGTTGCACAAAGTACTCGGCGTTTTGGAACCTATTGCTGCAGAATTTGGTATCAGCGTGGCTGATGTCATCGTTTTGGCCGGTAATATTGGGGTAGAGAAAGCTGCAAAAGCGGCAGGATATGCTGTGGAAGTGCCCTTTGCACCCGGTCGTGGTGATGCAACAGCCGAACAGACGGACGCAGCTTCTTTTGAGGTGTTGCTTCCATTTGCAGACGGCTTTAGAAACTATCAAAAAGAGGAATATGCTTCAACCCCTGAAGAAATGTTGTTGGATCGAAGCCAGTTGTTGGGCCTGACTGCTGTGGAAATGACAGTATTGATCGGCGGTATGCGTGTAATGGGCACCAATCATGGTGGAACTCCTCATGGGGCATTTACCGATACCTTAGGGGCCTTGACCAATGATTTTTTCGTGAACCTGACCGATATGGGCAATGTTTGGAAACCCGTAGATAATGGAATCTATGAAATACGTGACCGTGCGACGGATGACTTTAAGTACTCAGCAACCCGCGTGGACCTTGTGTTTGGATCAAATTCTATTCTTAGGGCGTATGCCGAAGTGTACGCACAAGATGATAGTAAGGAAAAATTCGTGAACGATTTCGTCAAAGCTTGGAATAAAGTAATGAACGCTGACCGTTTTGATTAG
- a CDS encoding aminotransferase class III-fold pyridoxal phosphate-dependent enzyme, whose amino-acid sequence MELKNGRIDLRMEFKIITAILQEEFGLKEVTVKPLYGYDNKNYWVRSSQGKCIFKTYSNYKGLLEVVEAENQLLLHLQLKGIQEIPKPIPFVDGSFLKVLTIGEQSNLCRLLTFVEGTFMGDAPLNSDIICALGHYAGQLDRALLDFDHVALRARTWEWDLQSVQLNKKYLAAIASPKKRNLVSYFFQQYEYWVLPLLPQLRKATIHNDLNEWNILVQENNVLGVIDFGDCTHSQLINEVAIMATYVFYASEEPLQWAEPLLGSYHSVLPLEEKEISLLYYLIAMRLCTSVCNSAHTAANDPNNTYASVSEEKAWILLYKWLEIGAIKAENSFRRAVGLPKKDTPSMAQALADRKKHLSTILSISYKKPILMQRAAFQYMFDHQGNSFLDAYNNIPHVGHQHPMVVEAGQRQMGKLNTNTRYLYDLLPAYAERLLAKFPKSLNKVFLVNSGSAASDLAIRLAKAHTGLQNLLVMEHGYHGNTQIGINISDYKFNHPKGQGQSSHIHKTILPDTYRGQYHKNDGTAGKAYANEAIHNIKSLSQPLAAFISEPIVGCGGQVPLAKGYLKPLYSTIREQGGVCISDEVQTGFGRLGNVFWGFEQQDVGPDIVVLGKPMGNGHPMGAVVTTAEIAASFEKGVEFFSSFGGNPVSCAIGLAVLEVMEQEKLRENALEVGNHYMGLLKELGKEYPCIGDVRGSGLFIGMDMVREGSKEAHTSLAQHVKNALREQYILVSTDGPHDNVIKSKPPLCFTKANAEKVVDRIQGILKGYKA is encoded by the coding sequence GTGGAACTCAAAAACGGTAGGATAGACCTAAGAATGGAATTTAAGATCATTACAGCGATTCTTCAAGAGGAGTTCGGGCTAAAGGAGGTCACGGTAAAACCGTTATACGGTTACGACAACAAAAACTATTGGGTACGCTCTTCCCAAGGGAAGTGTATTTTCAAAACCTATTCCAACTATAAAGGTCTTTTGGAAGTTGTTGAAGCAGAAAATCAACTGCTGCTTCACCTCCAATTGAAAGGAATTCAGGAAATTCCCAAACCTATTCCCTTTGTGGATGGCTCCTTCCTAAAAGTTTTAACGATTGGGGAACAGTCCAATCTCTGCCGGTTATTGACCTTTGTTGAAGGTACTTTTATGGGGGATGCCCCCCTTAATTCCGATATCATTTGTGCTTTGGGACACTATGCGGGCCAATTGGACAGGGCTTTATTGGATTTTGACCATGTGGCACTCCGGGCCCGAACCTGGGAATGGGATTTGCAATCCGTTCAGCTCAATAAGAAGTATTTGGCTGCCATTGCTTCCCCCAAAAAGCGCAATTTGGTCTCCTATTTTTTTCAACAATACGAATACTGGGTATTGCCCCTACTGCCCCAACTTCGGAAGGCTACCATTCACAATGATTTAAATGAATGGAATATCCTTGTTCAGGAAAACAACGTCCTTGGCGTTATTGATTTTGGGGATTGTACCCATTCACAACTCATCAACGAGGTGGCCATAATGGCAACCTATGTTTTCTATGCCAGTGAAGAACCGTTGCAGTGGGCCGAACCCTTATTGGGGTCCTATCATAGCGTCCTCCCTTTGGAGGAAAAGGAGATTTCCCTGCTCTACTACCTTATTGCCATGCGTTTATGTACCAGTGTCTGCAATTCTGCCCACACTGCCGCAAATGATCCCAACAACACCTATGCTTCGGTCAGTGAGGAAAAGGCCTGGATCCTGTTGTACAAATGGCTTGAAATTGGCGCGATTAAGGCCGAAAACTCCTTCCGGAGGGCGGTTGGACTTCCCAAAAAAGATACACCCTCCATGGCGCAGGCCCTGGCAGATCGAAAAAAACACCTGAGCACTATTCTTTCCATTAGCTACAAAAAGCCCATTCTTATGCAGCGAGCTGCATTCCAATACATGTTTGATCATCAGGGGAATTCGTTCCTGGATGCTTATAACAATATTCCCCATGTGGGGCATCAACATCCTATGGTCGTAGAAGCTGGGCAACGTCAAATGGGCAAATTGAATACCAACACCAGGTACTTGTATGACCTATTGCCAGCCTATGCGGAACGTTTACTGGCCAAGTTCCCCAAATCCCTGAACAAAGTATTTTTGGTGAACTCAGGCAGCGCTGCCAGTGATTTGGCCATTCGGTTGGCAAAAGCCCATACGGGGCTTCAAAACCTCCTGGTGATGGAACACGGGTATCACGGAAACACCCAAATAGGTATCAACATCAGTGATTATAAATTCAATCATCCAAAGGGTCAGGGGCAGTCGTCCCATATCCATAAAACCATTTTACCGGATACCTATCGGGGACAATACCATAAAAACGATGGGACCGCGGGAAAGGCCTATGCAAATGAGGCAATCCACAATATTAAAAGCCTTTCACAACCTTTAGCCGCATTTATTTCGGAACCTATTGTAGGTTGTGGTGGTCAGGTCCCTTTGGCAAAGGGTTACTTAAAACCCCTCTATAGTACTATTCGAGAACAAGGAGGTGTTTGTATCAGCGATGAGGTGCAAACGGGATTTGGCAGACTGGGGAATGTCTTTTGGGGTTTTGAACAGCAAGATGTGGGCCCGGATATTGTGGTATTGGGGAAACCCATGGGCAACGGACACCCCATGGGGGCCGTAGTGACCACAGCGGAAATTGCCGCCTCTTTTGAAAAAGGGGTTGAATTTTTTAGCTCCTTTGGCGGTAATCCGGTTTCCTGTGCCATCGGCTTGGCCGTTTTAGAAGTTATGGAACAGGAAAAACTACGGGAAAATGCCTTGGAAGTGGGCAACCATTATATGGGTCTACTAAAAGAACTGGGTAAGGAGTATCCCTGTATTGGTGACGTACGGGGATCGGGGCTTTTTATTGGGATGGATATGGTCCGGGAAGGTTCTAAGGAAGCCCATACCTCCTTGGCACAACATGTAAAAAATGCCCTTCGGGAGCAGTATATCCTGGTGAGTACCGACGGTCCCCATGACAACGTCATTAAAAGCAAACCCCCATTGTGCTTTACCAAAGCCAATGCGGAAAAAGTAGTGGACCGAATCCAGGGGATTTTAAAAGGATATAAAGCTTAG
- a CDS encoding VOC family protein has translation MSKNTPINYVEFKAKNLEEIKSFYGEAFGWKFTDYGPTYTAFSESGVEGGFELSEKPIVNGALVVLHHENLEAIKEKVMGLGAQIAVDIFSFPGGRRFHFLDPSGNELAIWTEI, from the coding sequence ATGAGTAAAAACACCCCTATCAACTATGTGGAATTTAAGGCTAAAAACCTTGAAGAAATCAAAAGCTTTTATGGGGAAGCCTTTGGTTGGAAATTTACGGATTATGGCCCAACCTATACCGCTTTTTCAGAAAGTGGCGTGGAAGGCGGTTTTGAACTGAGCGAAAAACCCATTGTAAACGGGGCACTTGTGGTGTTGCACCATGAAAATCTGGAAGCCATCAAAGAAAAAGTGATGGGTTTGGGCGCTCAAATCGCCGTGGACATCTTCTCGTTTCCTGGGGGCAGACGTTTTCATTTTCTGGACCCCTCTGGAAATGAGTTGGCAATTTGGACAGAAATCTAA
- a CDS encoding NUDIX hydrolase: protein MDPETDLLYHIKSFEAQLEDYLPGNSIDCVILGYESQQLKVLLLKWKNDGVWTLPGGFIKKTEHLDDAAQRVLRERTGLSSVFVKQFYTFGSSVRNKNPQIAKPLYHLKMMEELSPNFLKWITDRFITTGYFALVDIKRIHPRPDAFSEVCEWKSLDALPPLILDHKAIITKALDHLKTQLNYLPIGISLLPKKFTMQDLRKLYEAILGKPLERSNFQRKLLKLGILTRHEKQMTGAANKAPYLYTFSEKKYYELIKNGIGFYS, encoded by the coding sequence GTGGACCCAGAGACCGATCTTTTATATCATATCAAGTCATTTGAAGCGCAACTCGAGGACTACCTCCCCGGAAATTCCATAGATTGCGTCATCCTGGGTTATGAAAGCCAACAACTAAAGGTGCTATTGCTCAAATGGAAAAATGACGGGGTTTGGACCTTACCGGGTGGTTTTATCAAAAAAACAGAGCATTTGGATGATGCGGCTCAGCGCGTACTCCGGGAACGTACCGGTCTCAGCTCCGTTTTTGTAAAGCAATTTTACACCTTCGGGAGTAGCGTCCGAAACAAAAATCCACAAATTGCGAAACCGCTGTACCACTTAAAAATGATGGAAGAGCTAAGTCCCAATTTTTTGAAATGGATTACCGATAGATTCATTACCACCGGTTATTTTGCCCTTGTTGATATTAAAAGGATACACCCCAGACCAGATGCATTTAGCGAGGTTTGTGAATGGAAATCCCTCGATGCATTGCCCCCTCTGATCTTAGATCACAAAGCGATTATCACCAAGGCCCTGGACCACCTAAAAACCCAGTTGAATTATTTGCCCATCGGTATTTCCTTATTGCCCAAGAAATTCACCATGCAGGATTTGCGAAAACTCTATGAGGCGATTCTCGGCAAGCCTTTGGAACGCAGTAATTTTCAGCGAAAACTCTTAAAGTTGGGTATTTTGACCCGCCATGAAAAACAAATGACGGGTGCCGCCAACAAAGCCCCGTACCTTTATACCTTTAGTGAAAAAAAGTACTACGAACTGATCAAAAATGGTATTGGCTTTTATAGCTGA
- a CDS encoding TonB-dependent receptor family protein — protein MLLTCFLTFSQSQQLDSINTLDEVTLIEEFITKKAVGITESSSLGVADLEQFSPIDFAGGLNQISGLYVLSGALNTNRITIRGVGARTPFGTDKLRLYFNGIPVTNGTGVSTIEAYDFENMGRIEVVKGPKGTALGANLGGAIVLNTKPPQVGRTFLGNSFTFGSFNTLKNNLAFRHSEKNFNINFSYNHLQTDGFRQNNSFERDGFLLTSSVRLNDKGKLDFLINHIDYTAGIPSSLNETDFREDPRRAAANWLAARGFEDNRYTLAGISYGHRFNQKLRTTNSIFYTYLDHFEPRPFNILDEFTHGFGLRSVTEGKLFKGDFTFGGELYKDEYNWQTFINEFRDNDGNGSLQGERLSENKEFRSQLNLFGGYTFPIANRLQAQVGLNFNKTDYDFRDLFNSGEENTSAQRDFDPILLPSFGLVYEVGYGRFFANASRGFSNPGLEETLTPDGVINPTIEQEKGWSYELGSVLTLWNKKLNLGISLYQMDITDLLVAERIDEDLFIGRNAGETKHQGIELDASYTGKIAQNWSIIPRISYSYSNHTFVDFLDGDNDFSGNNLAGVPRHRINSGITIGNASGIVFNLTHQFVDEIPLTDANTLFSESFNVFNAQLRYRTKVLDKFHIGLNAGVNNLFNTNFAQSVLVNAVGFGGNQPRFFFPGNGINYFAGVQLQYRFRNSID, from the coding sequence ATGCTTTTGACCTGTTTTCTGACTTTTTCACAGAGTCAACAACTGGATTCCATCAATACGTTGGACGAAGTGACCCTGATTGAGGAATTCATTACCAAAAAAGCTGTGGGTATTACGGAATCATCCAGTTTGGGAGTGGCGGATTTGGAGCAGTTCAGTCCCATTGATTTTGCAGGGGGATTAAACCAAATTTCTGGATTGTATGTGCTTTCCGGTGCCCTGAACACCAACCGCATTACCATTCGTGGTGTTGGCGCAAGAACCCCATTTGGTACGGATAAGCTTCGTCTTTACTTCAACGGAATTCCAGTAACCAATGGCACAGGGGTTTCCACCATTGAAGCCTATGATTTTGAAAATATGGGTCGTATTGAAGTGGTCAAGGGCCCAAAAGGGACCGCTTTGGGTGCCAATCTGGGGGGTGCCATTGTTTTAAACACCAAACCTCCCCAAGTAGGAAGGACCTTTCTGGGAAATAGCTTCACTTTTGGTTCCTTTAATACCCTAAAGAACAATTTGGCCTTTCGCCATTCCGAAAAAAACTTCAACATCAATTTTAGTTACAATCACCTGCAAACTGATGGGTTTCGACAAAACAACAGCTTTGAACGCGATGGTTTTTTACTCACCTCATCGGTACGATTGAATGATAAAGGGAAATTGGATTTTTTAATCAACCATATCGATTATACTGCCGGCATTCCCAGTTCCCTCAATGAAACCGATTTTAGGGAAGACCCAAGGCGTGCTGCAGCCAACTGGCTTGCCGCCAGGGGGTTTGAAGATAATAGGTATACCCTGGCAGGTATCTCCTATGGCCACCGGTTCAATCAAAAGCTAAGGACCACCAATAGTATTTTCTACACCTATTTGGACCATTTTGAACCCAGGCCCTTCAACATCCTGGATGAGTTTACCCATGGTTTTGGATTACGATCGGTAACCGAGGGAAAATTGTTCAAAGGTGATTTCACCTTTGGTGGGGAACTGTACAAGGACGAGTACAACTGGCAGACTTTTATAAATGAGTTCCGGGATAACGATGGCAATGGAAGTTTGCAGGGGGAACGGCTTAGTGAAAACAAGGAATTCCGCTCCCAATTGAACCTTTTTGGAGGATATACCTTTCCTATTGCCAACAGACTACAGGCACAGGTGGGACTTAATTTCAACAAGACGGATTATGATTTCAGGGATTTGTTCAACTCCGGTGAAGAAAATACTTCTGCACAACGGGATTTTGACCCTATCCTACTACCAAGTTTTGGTTTGGTCTACGAGGTTGGTTATGGTCGGTTCTTTGCCAATGCCAGTAGGGGGTTTTCCAATCCCGGTCTGGAAGAGACGTTAACTCCGGACGGCGTTATCAATCCAACCATCGAACAAGAAAAGGGATGGAGCTATGAGCTTGGAAGTGTTCTTACCCTATGGAACAAAAAATTGAATTTGGGAATTTCCCTATACCAGATGGATATTACCGATCTGTTGGTTGCGGAGCGGATCGATGAAGACTTATTTATAGGACGAAATGCCGGTGAGACCAAACATCAAGGTATTGAATTGGATGCTTCCTACACCGGCAAAATTGCCCAAAACTGGTCTATAATCCCACGAATCAGCTACAGCTATAGCAACCATACGTTCGTGGATTTTTTGGATGGGGACAACGACTTTTCGGGGAACAACCTGGCCGGTGTACCAAGACATCGAATCAATTCCGGTATCACCATCGGAAATGCCAGTGGCATTGTATTTAACCTTACCCACCAATTTGTGGATGAAATCCCTTTAACCGATGCCAATACCCTTTTTAGTGAATCCTTTAATGTCTTCAATGCCCAACTCCGTTATCGTACTAAAGTTTTGGATAAATTCCATATTGGATTGAATGCTGGCGTAAATAACCTTTTCAACACCAACTTTGCCCAGTCCGTTTTGGTGAACGCCGTCGGTTTTGGTGGCAACCAACCACGATTTTTCTTCCCCGGAAACGGAATCAACTACTTTGCCGGGGTCCAATTGCAATATCGTTTTAGGAATTCGATTGATTAA
- a CDS encoding vanadium-dependent haloperoxidase has protein sequence MKKITLLCLVASIVLSCKNNSNNPKSEAPESKGVENVAYKWGEMALEATALDTERFSPRPTITSRYLGLIFTAVFDAWSRFDEKATPVYLDGVERRPLDEMTLKNKEIAISYAALRTMNEYYYTDSALFEKFMKEELGLDPMDTSLDPTTPVGIGNLAAKAVIEARKGDGANQYGEEEGSNGEAYFNYVGYEPVNSADKNVDINRWQPKYFSDGQGGKFAPGCLTPFWDKVKPIALNSGDQFRPGPPPLVGSEQLKIEVAEVVELQANLTDEEKALVEFMRDGPKSVQQAGHWLKFAQDVSRRDNHILDQDVKMYFYNQVVAMDAFIASWDSKMFYDYARPYALVHEYYGGKTITGWGGPGKGMIEMDGNQWRPYSPDVFLCPPFPSYTSGHSTISGGCGEALKLWTGSDEFGEEVELVAGALTHPNHPGDTVTLKFPTFTKTAEMAGISRVMGGYHVQADNVAGLQLGRDVAHEVWKFYKKHIGDE, from the coding sequence ATGAAAAAAATCACCTTGCTATGCTTGGTAGCCAGCATAGTACTCTCCTGTAAAAACAATTCCAACAATCCCAAAAGTGAAGCTCCAGAATCCAAAGGAGTGGAAAATGTTGCCTATAAATGGGGAGAAATGGCTTTGGAAGCCACGGCTTTGGACACGGAACGATTTAGCCCCAGACCTACAATCACCTCTCGTTATTTAGGACTCATATTTACTGCTGTTTTTGACGCTTGGTCCCGTTTTGATGAAAAAGCGACCCCTGTTTATCTGGATGGTGTGGAACGCAGACCATTGGACGAAATGACCTTGAAGAACAAGGAAATTGCCATTAGTTATGCGGCACTGCGCACCATGAACGAGTATTACTATACGGACAGTGCATTATTTGAAAAATTCATGAAAGAAGAACTGGGGTTGGACCCCATGGATACGTCATTGGACCCGACTACTCCGGTTGGTATTGGAAATCTTGCCGCTAAAGCGGTCATTGAAGCGCGCAAAGGGGATGGCGCCAACCAATATGGGGAAGAGGAAGGTTCCAATGGGGAGGCCTATTTCAATTATGTGGGTTATGAGCCCGTAAATTCCGCAGATAAAAACGTGGACATCAACCGTTGGCAGCCTAAGTATTTTTCAGATGGACAAGGCGGCAAGTTCGCCCCTGGATGCCTTACCCCCTTTTGGGACAAAGTGAAGCCCATTGCTTTGAATTCCGGTGACCAATTTAGACCTGGACCGCCCCCTTTGGTCGGTTCGGAACAATTGAAAATCGAAGTAGCGGAAGTGGTGGAGCTACAGGCCAATTTGACCGATGAGGAAAAGGCTTTGGTGGAGTTTATGCGGGATGGTCCAAAATCCGTTCAACAAGCGGGGCACTGGTTAAAATTTGCACAGGATGTTTCCCGAAGGGACAATCATATCCTGGACCAGGATGTAAAGATGTATTTCTACAATCAGGTCGTCGCAATGGATGCCTTTATTGCCTCCTGGGATTCAAAAATGTTTTATGATTATGCCAGGCCCTATGCCCTTGTGCATGAATATTATGGAGGTAAGACCATCACCGGTTGGGGTGGTCCCGGAAAGGGAATGATTGAAATGGACGGCAACCAATGGCGGCCGTATTCCCCGGATGTTTTTCTATGTCCTCCTTTTCCCAGTTATACATCGGGCCATAGTACCATTAGTGGAGGCTGTGGTGAGGCGCTAAAACTATGGACGGGCAGTGATGAATTTGGAGAAGAAGTCGAATTGGTTGCCGGTGCCCTCACACATCCAAACCATCCTGGGGATACCGTAACCTTAAAATTCCCAACTTTTACAAAAACTGCTGAAATGGCCGGAATATCCAGGGTTATGGGAGGTTACCATGTCCAGGCCGATAATGTTGCCGGATTGCAATTGGGGCGTGATGTTGCCCATGAGGTCTGGAAATTTTATAAGAAACATATTGGTGATGAGTAA